CGAAAAgggctaggggaatttccccagtacaatgaacctgtaaaaatCAAACTTCAAACTATCTGACTTCTTTGTAACAACCAGtagaagaatagctcttcagtgagctctTCACTGGatcaatatcatttttttcaatatgtgAAAATATCCATTCCATTTCCATAAGTGATGACATTTTACATTGCATACCATATATCTTTGTTTTCTGAAGATTGTTTTAAaaattacacatacatgtaatgctagttcacctttatccacggggtaacctatatccgctgctGTCAGAAATGGGTAtgtagggatattaagtcgacggacgagagtttcaaactacaatatttgaacatattacaactcgAAACCTCCGTTCGTCaagttgatatccctaaataccatgttgGTAAACACAATGAATATTGGTttccctgcggataaaggtgaactagcgttacatataaTTAAATGATATAATGCAAACTTCAGTAGGATTCAAGAACAACATACAGTATTGTAGGGTTTAATGGATGACTGGTGTCTGAATATTgtatgaaaatttttttttcctgttctACAGAGAAGAGAAGATCCAGTAAAGGCAGTGGTGACAAGAAGTCATCAGACAAGCAAACAGAAGCAAAACCAACTGCAACACAGGAACCCACACGGGCAATGACTTCACTCATACTGTTTGAAGAGGTagagttttgacattttttcttacattgttTTAATGCAGCGCGTTGATATCCAGGGAATAtgatacacaaaataaaaattactcAAGTACTTGAAGTACAAgtaactggaaatgatttttgtCAGACATTTCTGACAGCATCCACTATTTTTCGTCAGCAACACTGAGCAAGATCTGTTGAAAAGTCTTCAATCtcaaactatgaattgatatgtaaatgaggtgAAGACATTTTAGATAATCCAGTAGGAAACAAAAATAAGAAGAAAAGGTTGATGCTGATTTTCCAagtagctcctgttgtttgagtacagAAGCTAATGTTATCTCGCAGGGGTGAAAGAGCCAGATCCCAAATGGCAGGTCCCAATTGCAAGTGCCAGAAGTTTAACAGACAGGCGTTTTTTCCTGTTTAGGGAGGGATTGTACATTCTCACATATATTGTCTCTCTAACTCTTTTTATATCCGGTCATTGAAGAAACTCTGCATGAGACGTATCCTTTTTAGTGCATCAATTGAAGGGTGTAGTTTCCGCAATGTGAAAGTTTccccttgcccccctccccacaggtgGATGTAGTGTTTGAAGACGACAAAGGATTTCTCACAGCCATCAACTCCCTGATGACGACCACAAAGAGGCCCATCATTCTCACCACCTCAGGTCTGTATGGCTTTTGGAATTTGGTGTCAGAAAGTGGGATCatgatgataatttttgttcTAGAAGCTTTGTCTTATGCAATTCAAATTTAGCCttgtatccaaacctattaaTTGCCATGTCTCTGGTCTTGTGTCCTCTCTtgcaaagagacagagagagagagagagagagagagagagaatacaAGAGACTTGGTACTTTTTATTGTGGATACAAGGCTAGATCTAGTTAAGTCCATCTTGTAACAAGTAGACCTCATCGATTGGAGTTATACATTTGAGTTATTTAGATGTGCTAACTTGCTACTTGTTGTTGATGGAAGTAATCCATAGATATGTCCCTGTAGCGCAAGCGGTAACAAAACTTAAGTGCTGCTTGGACATTTGGATCTAATTCCATGGATCCCTTGGCCTGAGTTCGATCCTAGGATTGTCTCAGGTTGGAAATGCTGTAAAGGATTTCATTCGTTTTTTCAGATGGTGACATAAAGCCGGCAGCCTGCGTATGAGAACGCTTAGGTGTAAGCCTCAAGCATCAACATCTGcacgaaaaaacaaacaagaacacacttttgaaaaaaagtggGGTGTGATGACCCAGTAAAAACACATTCCATAGCTCTGAGATTCTACCCAAGGTCCTTATGTAGGGATGTGGTTGCATTTCATTTGTTGACTTTTCCATTTCAGACACCACCTTTCCTGCCAGGTTTGAAGGAAGATATGAAGAGCTGACTTTCAAACAACCTTTGCAGGTAAGAAGtaaccaaatactgtaaatacttAAAGTTTGCGTGGATTTACTAGTCATTTCGCGGTATAGAGTGTTCCTGGTTCAAACAAAAGTGCTAGGACTACAGTCAGAAGGTTTGTaagtttatatacatgtagtctaagAGGTCAATGTGAGAAGTTTCAATAACCTGGTATGAACAGTATGTATTCAAAAGATCCAAACTGAttctacccccctccccttgCAGCCTGTTGTAACGTCCCACCTGCAGCTGTTGTGTCTAGCGGAGAACCTCCCCACCAAGCGAGCCGATGTGGAAGCTACAGTGGCCCTGAGCCGTGGGGACATACGACACGCCATGTTGTCCCTGCAGTTCTGGGCTGAGTCAGGAGGGGGCAGGATTGAGAAGCAGATGGCTTCAGATCTCCACAAGGTACCAAAATTCAACTTTTTGGTACACAATTTCAACTTTGGATGTTGTTTACAGGAAACAGGAAGAGTATTTttcggaaaaaaaattgccctgTGTTAGTTATACAGTAGTGCGTCATCAGCAAACAGTATTTACGTTTTATCcacaaatagtttcatcagtttggtaattccatcaggttggtaagttaCAGAATAACatgatttctttgtttattaccAAGTGTTCTATTCAACCAATGCTTTGGTGAGCGTCTGTCACCTTTTTCAGAGCAATTCTGACTAGTTCACATTGCATGGCAACTAGGGCTGGATACCTTTTGGcttgatcaggttcaggttcaggtccgagtccagaggtttaggttcaggtccgaacctgaacctgatcctctataGTAGTTGTCGATATATTACTTTGTAAtcttatattatcatatagtatcatattcatatattaaataaagtttattaAACCAATATTCAGATTAGTGTACTTTTTAtgcctttttgtcagtgactaccAAGCAGAGAGGAGATTAAAagcagttttatatttattcaGAGAAAATCCTACACGTAATTCACTGCACACAAGgctataatgttacatgcaaatcaAACAACGCCATCTAGCGAGCAAGGTTAAACTGCACTCTCGCGAGAGTTGAGGCGAGAACTGGCGAGAACTCGCTATGTTTTGAGTagagaatccaagatggctgcctgtTTGTCGCCGAGCGCTAAAATTTTTTCCTGCAAGACCGCACAAATCGCCTCAAAGCTGGAAAAATGGATTGAATACAcgtacagaagaagaaagaaatgttgtttttcccatGGTAATTTTTTCTGGATGCGGATTCTTCATTTTGAGTGAAAATTTACCGCAAGAATTGAGGAATTTTCCACTCGATAATTCCTCGTCGGTCGGCCTCATGccatggtaaaatttgatgattTTTCGTAGCACATTGTCAATGTTGACCTAAAATTGAGCTGACAGGTACACAAATTGATGAATATGAATTATTGTAGGCTAATTTAGTTTGATTCATGGCTATTTTGCCATTCCATGGCCGGAGTACTAGGATTTCTAAGTACAATagatttcttgaaattgttcaGCCTTCCGGTCCAAAAAAAACGGTTCACGACTTTCGGTTTTTTGGACTCGGTTCCCGGATGTTGTACCGGTAAAAACCGGTCCGGCCGAACCGGTATCCAGCCCTAATGGCAACATAGGTGTTGCTTTACTTTTACTACCGTATTGCAAACGACAACATAGACTAtgtgaacatgtaaatactttacatttgtgaccacatctgtaagcagcgccacctatgctgcagtacaatgtgaaccagtcagaattgccctgaggaaggtgacagacggtcacagaaacattgttgcAATAAAACACTTGCTTTTGTACAGAGAATCTTGTTGAtattcattctttatctttgaTTTCAGGTTGCCACAAACACAGAAAACCCTCCACAACTTGCACAAATGGAGGAATCTTCTCAGAGCCAGCCATGCGACATTTCTGTCAAACCCGGCGACAAGACCACCATGGTGCTCGGACCTCTGCCTGATGATGAGGATGCCATGGATGCCGATGGATTCCTCAGCTGCAGAAAAACAGCTGCAACACTCGGTAACAGGGTGCTGCTGTCTGCTGATGACACGTGCGACAGCTGTCCATCAAGCCAGGAGGTTGCTATAGAAACagttgccatgggaacaagcCCGGAGACAGTAGACGTGCATTCTCAATGTATGGAGAGTGTTCTTGGAATCCACAATGTTGCAGGCTGCAAGAATCAACTTCTTGAAACATTCAAGGTAAGAATAagattttgttttttatttatgaTTTATCTATTGTGTATAAAATACCCTAATGTTGCCAATGGTCTGTTACATTGAATTGTGTAAGGTTTTGGGGTTTGATATCATTTGTATGATTGTATCTTACTATTTATGTTATACCAGGGccttgaaaatgtttgatcAAGTGTTTTGGAATTTTGTCTGTATTGTACGTGCTAAGCAGGCTTCTACTTGTATCTCACTGGCTTCCATAAATCAGTTTAAATGCACTTCGCTTGCGCTGCTGTCAAAAAATTGgaattttatgttgtttgggTGAATGTGACATTAAAAGAATACAACACTGTGTGATGTTATAACCCATGGGCCCAGCCCAACCAGGGGTCTGAGCACATAATGGCCAAAgtatgtatttttatttatttatttatttaaatcAGGCACCTGGCCCATATATTAGAATGTATAAGAACAAGAATACACAGTCACATAACAGTATACTTGTACTAAGTTGAAGCCTGACTTAAAAACTGAAATAAAACTACCTTTTAAAAACCATGTTCAGTCTGTGTAATAACtgctgtttttattttcagaCTCAAGGCTCAGACCAAGGATGTCTTGCTCGACAGATAAGCTTGACAGCCAGCTGCCAATGGCAGGGCAGAAACCTCCTGTTCTACAACATCGAACAACTGCTGCCCCTCCCCGCGACTCCATGGATCAGGCCAAAATGTAACAACCCAGGTGTACTTCAGAACGTACCATCCCAAGATGGAGCTAAAGAGAGGGGGAAACAGAGGATAAGGGATTCTCTTCTTGATAGTTCACTGTTTGATGCAGAGGATTTGCCAAGTTCTCAACCCAAAGATGCTACCACAGAAGATTGCAAGAACTCTCTGCAAATAGTAACAGAAGGAAGGACTACGAACTGTAGCATTGAAGTTGATGATTCTCAGGGCAGCTCAACAGTTGtaggaaaagaagaaaatatcttCAAAAAGAAGCTCATTTGCCAAGCACTTGCATCCTTTTGTGAACTGTCAGAAAACAAGTCATTCCTAGACTTGTATGCATGCAAGTCCTTTGAGAAGGAAGGGTTCTGTaagattgaccaatcagcatggAGGGCAAAGGTCAAGTCAGGTATGACTGACAATGTGAGGAAAATGGAGGCATCTGATTGGAGGACGGCAGAGATGGAGGCGGAGCTTCGTGCTGCAGTGGAAGTGATGAGTGTGAGGCGGTGTGCAAGAACAGTAGGAAAGCTAGCATCAGAATATGCACAAGATTCGGGGAGTAAAGACTTGTGTGAAGAACTGACGTTGCCGGTCGTAGGTGATGCAGCTAGCTTGAGGACGGTAAACCTACAGGACGAATCGCAAGCACAGCTCAGGTATGTCATGATTTTCTTTCTCAATATCTAAATCTCCCAAGGTGTTCTTTAAAAACATGGATAGTTCACCTGTCTCAaggcaggaaaaaaaaaaatggtgaaaattCTACCAGAACCCCTTTTTCAGAATGTCCTGAGTATGATAATTTCAGCATTTATggttaacactagttcacctttatctgcggggtaacatATTTCCGTTGTACTTAGGGATATGAATTCAAgggacggttgtttcaaactgcaatattttgaacatattgaaattttaaaccaccgtctgtcgacttaaAATTCCTAAATACTGGCACTGTTTTGAAAATTAAAtgccggataaaggtgaagtagcattacATGCAGATAGTCATTTCATAAACTGTGTTCCCAATAGACCAATCCTGTTAGCCCCCACCcaaacctgtcaatcaaagtgTAGATTTGCAAATGATGTCATGACATacagccattctctcattggccAAACCGCTTATTGTTACACTATCATCCATACTAAATGCTAAGTGCTAATTGTTGAAGAgtttcatcagtcacgtatgtttacagttactatcaattttcttccttaAGTGTGATTGTGATTGACAGCCTTCAGTCTTTAATGAGAAATCAACCCTAGCCTGCTTATCTAGTTCTATATTTTATATACTCCctgccagggttgtagccagcctgaaatcattttcagtcccctcgattttgaatcagaAAGAATGAGATGTCGAGCCGAAGGCATAACGTTCCTaaggggatccgggggcataGTCCCcttaaaaattttgaaatctagaccctctgaaacccaatttcctgcattttgaggtgtagattttgctggtcgactaagctgttcatctgatttggtgaaaaattagacaagaagacagtttttttatatctttactgactttaGATATAGTTTTTGTCCtttacagaggacggaatgggcaatttttttttcagtccccagctgcaaaattccttcaaagtactgaaggacaggtgctggctacaaccctgctcccTGCCCTTTGCATTGTTTATAAGTGTTTCTTCTTTATTGCAGTATGTTCAGCTCAAGGCATCAGACTGTCCATGGAGTTGCGTCAGCACTACCTAACCTCACCCATGGTCAGCACAGGGCCGTCGCACTGGACTATCTCCCCACCCTACGCTCCATCTGTCTCACCGAGAAACTCAGGGAAGCTTCCAAACTCAAAAGAAGGTACGAATTCAACTTCTAGGGGTTTTTTTTAAGTTGCAAGGGGTAGCATTGTAAGTAAGCAGAgcagtgaaaatgagtacctagcttcagtttgatttgatttgatttattcagcTTCAGTTAAGGACATCTGTTGGATGAAATGTTCAACCAAGGTCCCATGTTAAAGGAAAGCatataaaagaacccaccacacttatggaAATGAGTAGGGCTCCTTCTGGTGTGAGTGATTCATATTCCTACAGTTCGATGGCCAcaactggggcaattactgttgtattgaggtaACTAGGTGCTGTGAATAGGCTGCCATTGCAGACACTTGCAATTAAGCTAatagtaaggcctaggaaaaaaaaatgttgtgtttcctgtttcagtcctgaaaaaattagggtcggtaggtagggattatcttctttttttttcgtgtaatttttttaggctggccaaaactctagtgacacatattacaatacagttgaagaaagtaaactgaaatgcatgaggacacttctctttcaatgtcaaactgtaattttgtgcataatagacaCATTTacccttcattagataggacaagcagcgTTTTTACTTCAGTAGGGAGCAGGCTGAATAACagttctaactggaagctatgtgacccCACTgtccacccaaaaaaaaagtctagggtaggcaggtttttctagggaaggtagggaaacaggaaacacaacattttttttcctaggcctaagctcctcacaattcagcgcctggctgtgaagagagagtagtcggcccaccatCAACAATAACAATAGACCTCTCAGTTATGGCTAGCTGAACAAgtgatatttcaaacattgaCTTTTAAAAGCTTTTGTCTTTTCTCTTCTCAGGTTTCTACACTACCTGAATAACAATGGGTTGTCACTTAAACCCTCCGTCCTGAATGCTCTCTCTCAGGAATTTTGAAGATGGGATCAAGAAGTGAATGTAAATTAAGACATGAGGGTAAGACTAATGTGATTGTGCGAAGATTGTTTTTACTGATTCTTACTTGTGTAACTTTACCTGTAGCTGTACAAAGAAAGGTACTTGCTTTTGAATAAACTAAGATATGAATGTCATCCCTGGTCATCGgtagggccatgttgatttgattatatggatgacatcttcgcAAAAAAATTCGcacatgtaaattgtacaaagtaattgcaaaataagcaaaataatatacaatgtatgtctatCTTGCCAAGAATATAGGAAACGCACACTAATGTAATAGAATGCCAATTGCACGATTCAATTCAACAATtctctattgtttggtataccatattcaATGTTAAGTCCtctgttcaacctttctgatcACTTAGacttcataatgaagacaactgggggggggggggggggggggggctttttttttttcccaagcccgcatcagttttgggttcccagaggatggcctccatataatgaaatcaacatggcctataaTAGCAAATGGTTTTGCACACTTTTTGATATTTTAGAGATTTGAATAAATTGACATTTCGTGATGGTTTTGAGTGTATTACCTACCAACTTTGAATATATTGTATTAATCTATTTTCTCTATATGAAGATTGTTTGGAATACACCGAGTGAAGCAACCTGATGCATTACTGTTGGAGGAAGTAATTTTATGGATTGTGTGCAACATGGCAAAATTTTGGAAGTTTTTACATTTTAGCTAATGGACACTGCCAAACAACGCGATGTtaactgattttcaaaaaaattaattacatgtagtattgggTTAAAATGTCTGGTCTAACATCATATCATCTTTCCAAAAACTTGATGTGAAACGATTTGTGTTCTTGTATGAATTAGTGTTGTGCATATGTAATTACAGGAAATTAAAGTGAttaaatgtactagtaattctgtttttttatgttAATTGTTCTCACTCACTTATTTGTCCtccttcacatacatgtagtgcatAGAATCGACTTCATTCACTAGGCCTCACCATCCATTTCTGTCTTTAGATTTTGATAGgttgtgttaaaaaaaataaaagtttaaactttCCTCAAGAACACAATCATTGCAATGAACCACAAAAATCACGTGCAGTGAAGTATTTATTTTGGCATGaccatttttcttctgtcacaaggtttcttccttttttctctCACAAGTTTTACTTGGTAGACCAGAGAGGAAGGTAGGCAGGAACAGCCTGTTCCCCATCTGTTCCCTCCCACTCGAAACAGGCACCCATAACATTGCTGAACAGGTAACCAACctacaaagagaaaaaaataaagaattcagGACAATATCAAGTTGTTTAAAGACTTCTAGGAGGGCCGGCGTTTAGGATTTTTAGAATTTTCAACTTTAATATTAGGAGGGGTAATTTTAgatgtagcctggataccataccccaacatAAAAATATATCGTGTtagggtctggcaggatggctgtagaaaggttctcggaaggcccttgatcagagggaggagaacctaggattgatgaccactcacaccacaggtagccagctacaacacaccacagttggtcagcaggctatcacagtagcgaatcaggtacttagtggtcactgttatggattgaaaaagtacagttgggggtgtttaaccaatcatggcaggggtgtagtacctcctgctgatcctgtgctgttctattggtggagttttttgcccactattaTTTATTagggggcaaaattgagaagagttcctttCCCAtacggccagacccctgcacgatagatacttgagatcgggctgggggttggtaaccaggctatttTAGAAGTAGCAAAACTCCCTCTCGTAGCATTAGATTACCTGGGCCCATGTTGAAAAGTGGGAATTAGCTTtcccaaaagaaaagaaaacacttCTAGAAGAGACTATCAAATCGTTATAAACTTGTGGTGCACTGTATATGTTTTGCATGTATCCATCAGTTGAACCTTGACGAGTAGAATGAGAAAAGATTGAAATGTGTATAATAGTGTCAAATTCCACACAAACAATATGAAACCCAAAACTGGATAGAGATGTTGCCTAAATTTCAATTTCCTAAGTCTAGCCACCACAATATTACTATAACAATCCATTGATGTCATGTAACTTGTTAGTGATAAGTTGCAGATAGATGAAATTTAatttaacatacattcgcataattccaccaggtgccattataccgccacctcaaaaaacattgttatagaggccttctcacgattgtcttcaacacctaaatatctatAATGTGTTAAATTTACGATATTTAACGTTCggtattcaagacaatcttgggaagacctctatactaacgtttctttacgtggcggtattatggcacctggtggaattatgatagtcgatgttacctCTTCAGCTGCCTTTTGCACGGCCGGGTCTCTAGAGTCGTAATACTCATCCTGGAGACAAGCGTACAGGGTACGGCCGCAGTCGCAACTGGTGACGGTGTGGGGGCGCATGTTGGTCATGCCATATTTGTTGGTCCAAGCTTGAGGAAAAATATGTAGAGAATGGGACGGTAAGTGAGTGGAAACGAATAATTAAGCTGACAGTACGACTGGATGCACATTGTAATAAGGGGACCTAAAcatccttacatcaaaagctacctGCCAGCAAAACGTCAGTGCCATATGGTCATgacaaaagatgaaaaaaaaaaaacatgttttgttacTGCAATGCTATGAACCAATTGTTTTGTTACTACAATGCTATCAACTACCAGGATGCCCCAAATCTACCAGGACCACCAAATCCTCAATAGCttctcacataccaaatatcatcgcaaccCATATCATCATCCAAAGGGTCCAATACGTTATAGCTGCGGATACGCATGCACATATGCCCGCAAATAGAGCCAAAAGGTAtataatacctccattttccgCGTTGGTAAAAGCGAATCTGCAATGCCATCGTTTACGACACAGCATCAAAGAGCAACTACACGTGTCAAGGAAGGCCTCTAGCGATCTACGCAATTTTTGCAGCTGCGCGAGGTAGTAATTGATACTTACTTTAATTGATAGTAATAGTAATTGGCTGCAGTAATTTCAGCTATTGCTAGAAGTCGCTTTTGATCCACCCGTAAATAAATTTGGGTGGATTGTGGTGAAATTCCAACACAAACTGTTCAGGAAGCACCGACCTTACTTATCTAACTTTAACCCTTTTTCGTACGGTACTACAGGCATCTGTCATTAACGTAGAACTGTTGAAAAAGTTTTGATAGAATTCTGTCACCTACCGGGGATGTAGTCCGGGCAGAGGTAGTGTGCGAGACAACAGCGGTCCACAGTCGGAGGGTTGCCGAGCTGGGGCTCGTACGGGTCCGCGTTAGGGGTGCCGGTACCACACCACAGGGTGCCTGAAAAATACGAACAactgacagttttttttaaattttttttttaattgcaacattaatacaatacaaaacataGTGGTGCCCCCACTCAAGCACACAGCCTTATATTAAAGACACCActagacaaaataacaacacaacataggacaaaaaagatgaaacgggTACGGGAACGCCTAATTCTAAAAAGAAACGGACGGATAAACTTATGTTACCAATAGAAAATGATAAGGATAGTCAAAAAGCAATTTTAAAATCGTTTTGTTTCGAATAAATATGATTGAGTTATGGAGAGAATTTGGGAATTTATATCAGATGCCAGTAAAGCCGATCCTTTAAGTAGCAGATAAACAAAAGAACTATCAGTTTGTTCGAGATCGTGTTGCGTATAAACGACAGGGTGTTTGACCCAGGTTTTGAGCCCTTGGGAGAGGCAcaaacacgactttcctcacttcacccaggtgatTTGAGTAcgtagcttcggctagggccgtccctcggatatgacgttaggccacagc
This genomic stretch from Branchiostoma floridae strain S238N-H82 chromosome 13, Bfl_VNyyK, whole genome shotgun sequence harbors:
- the LOC118428914 gene encoding acidic phospholipase A2 PA4-like encodes the protein MWTALLAVVLCGMASAAPQTKFAINYPGTLWCGTGTPNADPYEPQLGNPPTVDRCCLAHYLCPDYIPAWTNKYGMTNMRPHTVTSCDCGRTLYACLQDEYYDSRDPAVQKAAEEVGYLFSNVMGACFEWEGTDGEQAVPAYLPLWSTK